From the genome of Mycobacteriales bacterium, one region includes:
- a CDS encoding ABC-F family ATP-binding cassette domain-containing protein — protein MITASKLELRAGSRILLSGATLRVQPGDRIGLVGRNGAGKTTTLRVLAGESSPYGGIIETRGEIGYLPQDPRTGDLAMLSRDRVLSARGLDTLLHELEKVQVALAEAADDAVRDAAVIRYGKLEDRFSALGGYAAESEAARICANLGLPDRVLAQPLGTLSGGQRRRVELARILFSDASTLLLDEPTNHLDADSISWLRDFLRSHSGGVVVISHDVDLLEKVVNKVWHLDANRAEADIYNVGWKKYLEAREQDERRRKRERANAEKKAGALLAQADKMRAKATKATAAQQMAKRAERLLAGTEGARARDKVARVRFPTPAACGRTPLTADGLSKSYGSLEVFTDVSLAVDRGSRVVVLGLNGAGKTTLLRLLAGAETPDTGEVVPGHGLRMGYYAQEHEQLDVDRTVLEVMRSSAPDSTDGEIRRVLGAFLFSGETVEQLVGTLSGGEKTRLALAALVSSGANVLLLDEPTNNLDPASRQQVLSALDTYSGAVVLVTHDEGAVTALKPEKVILLPDGDEDAWSEDLADLIALA, from the coding sequence ATGATCACCGCATCCAAGCTGGAGCTGCGTGCCGGCTCCCGCATCCTGCTGTCCGGCGCGACCCTGCGCGTCCAGCCCGGCGACCGCATCGGCCTCGTCGGCCGCAACGGCGCCGGCAAGACCACCACCCTGCGCGTGCTGGCGGGCGAGTCCTCGCCGTACGGGGGGATCATCGAGACCCGCGGCGAGATCGGCTACCTGCCGCAGGACCCGCGCACCGGCGACCTGGCCATGCTCAGCCGGGACCGGGTGCTGTCCGCCCGCGGCCTGGATACCCTGCTGCACGAGCTGGAGAAGGTCCAGGTCGCGCTGGCCGAGGCCGCCGACGACGCCGTCCGGGACGCCGCCGTCATCCGCTACGGGAAGCTGGAGGACCGGTTCTCCGCGCTCGGCGGGTACGCGGCCGAGTCCGAGGCCGCCCGCATCTGCGCCAACCTCGGTCTGCCCGACCGGGTGCTGGCCCAGCCGCTCGGCACCCTGTCCGGCGGTCAGCGCCGCCGGGTCGAGCTGGCCCGGATCCTGTTCTCCGACGCGTCCACGCTGCTGCTGGACGAGCCGACCAACCACCTCGACGCCGACTCGATCAGCTGGCTGCGCGACTTCCTGCGCTCCCACTCCGGCGGCGTGGTGGTCATCAGCCACGACGTCGACCTGCTGGAGAAGGTCGTGAACAAGGTCTGGCACCTGGACGCCAACCGGGCCGAGGCCGACATCTACAACGTGGGCTGGAAGAAATATCTCGAGGCCCGCGAGCAGGACGAGCGCCGCCGCAAGCGGGAGCGGGCCAACGCGGAGAAGAAGGCCGGCGCCCTGCTGGCCCAGGCCGACAAGATGCGGGCCAAGGCCACCAAGGCGACCGCGGCCCAGCAGATGGCCAAGCGGGCCGAGCGGCTGCTGGCCGGCACCGAGGGCGCGCGGGCCCGGGACAAGGTCGCCCGGGTGCGGTTCCCGACCCCCGCCGCCTGCGGGCGGACGCCGCTGACCGCGGACGGGCTGTCCAAGTCGTACGGGTCGCTGGAGGTGTTCACCGACGTCTCGCTGGCGGTGGACCGCGGCTCCCGGGTGGTCGTGCTGGGCCTCAACGGCGCCGGCAAGACGACCCTGCTGCGGCTGCTGGCCGGCGCCGAGACCCCGGACACCGGCGAGGTCGTGCCCGGCCACGGGCTGCGGATGGGCTATTACGCGCAGGAGCACGAGCAGCTCGACGTGGACCGGACCGTGCTGGAGGTCATGCGCTCCTCGGCCCCGGACTCGACCGACGGGGAGATCCGCCGGGTGCTGGGCGCGTTCCTGTTCTCCGGCGAGACGGTCGAGCAGCTCGTCGGCACGCTCTCGGGCGGGGAGAAGACCCGGCTGGCGCTGGCCGCGCTGGTCAGCTCGGGCGCGAACGTGCTGCTGCTGGACGAGCCGACCAACAACCTCGACCCGGCCTCGCGGCAGCAGGTGCTCTCCGCGCTGGACACGTACAGCGGGGCCGTGGTGCTGGTCACGCACGACGAGGGCGCGGTCACGGCGCTGAAGCCGGAGAAGGTGATCCTGCTCCCGGACGGGGACGAGGACGCGTGGTCCGAGGATCTCGCCGATCTCATCGCGCTGGCCTGA
- a CDS encoding helix-turn-helix domain-containing protein, translated as MAADLKKGARITGTARDKLAADLRKKYDSGQSIRALAESSGRSYGFVHRILTESGTTLRGRGGATRRKKG; from the coding sequence GTGGCAGCAGACCTCAAAAAGGGTGCCCGCATCACCGGGACGGCGCGCGACAAGCTGGCGGCCGACCTGCGGAAGAAGTACGACTCGGGGCAGAGCATCCGGGCCCTGGCCGAATCCTCGGGCCGGTCGTACGGGTTCGTGCACCGGATCCTGACCGAGTCGGGGACGACGTTGCGCGGCCGTGGGGGCGCGACCCGGCGGAAGAAGGGCTGA
- a CDS encoding enoyl-CoA hydratase/isomerase family protein: MTVVLDRPGRLNAQTPHTWAALREAGRSLPGDVRVVVVRGEGRSFSAGLDRAAFGPGGIPGAPGLPELAALPAHEAEETVRGYQEGFSWLRRPDLVSVAAVQGHAVGAGFQLALACDLRVLADDASFTMAESSYGLVPDLGGTSPLVAAVGYSRALEICLTARRVGAAEALSLGLATLVVPAAELSAAVGDLVAALLAPARDAVVETKALLLGALGRGRDEQEAAERAAQVRRLRALAGLDQG; the protein is encoded by the coding sequence GTGACGGTCGTCCTGGACCGGCCCGGCCGGCTCAACGCGCAGACCCCGCACACCTGGGCGGCGCTGCGCGAGGCCGGTCGCTCGCTGCCCGGGGACGTCCGGGTGGTCGTCGTCCGGGGCGAGGGGAGATCGTTCTCGGCCGGGCTGGACCGGGCCGCGTTCGGCCCGGGCGGCATCCCGGGAGCGCCGGGGCTGCCCGAGCTCGCCGCGCTGCCGGCGCACGAGGCCGAGGAGACCGTCCGGGGTTACCAGGAGGGGTTCAGCTGGCTGCGCCGGCCGGACCTGGTCTCGGTGGCGGCCGTGCAGGGGCACGCGGTCGGCGCCGGGTTCCAGCTCGCGCTGGCCTGTGACCTGCGGGTACTGGCCGACGACGCCTCGTTCACGATGGCCGAGTCGAGCTACGGCCTGGTGCCGGACCTCGGCGGCACGAGCCCGCTGGTGGCCGCGGTCGGCTACTCGCGGGCGCTGGAGATCTGCCTGACCGCCCGGCGGGTCGGGGCCGCCGAGGCGCTGTCACTCGGCCTGGCCACGCTGGTGGTGCCCGCGGCCGAGCTGTCCGCCGCGGTCGGTGACCTGGTCGCCGCGCTGCTGGCGCCGGCCCGGGACGCGGTGGTCGAGACCAAGGCGCTGCTGCTGGGCGCGCTCGGCCGGGGCCGGGACGAGCAGGAGGCGGCCGAGCGGGCGGCCCAGGTCCGCCGGCTGCGGGCCCTCGCTGGACTCGACCAGGGTTGA
- a CDS encoding ABC transporter ATP-binding protein, whose protein sequence is MTMPGGHGPWTVLRSYRRDTSVTEQKLPKGTVRRIGGFSRPYRRELTIFLLTVIGSAVIGVATPVLAGRVVNEISKRDAGATGVVVKIAVVVAALALVDAVFSLTQRWYSARIGEGLILDLRTRVFDHVQRMPLAFFTRTQTGALISRLNNDVIGAQQAFTSTLSGVVSNVIGLVLTAAVMFSLSWQITALSLVLLPLFVLPARRVGARLQAITRESYGLNASMNATMTERFNVSGALLVKLFGRPADESRSFSERATRVRDIGVVSAMYARTFFVALTLVAALAQALVYGLGGWFALTGRLDAGTVVTLALLLSRLYGPLTALSNVRVDVMSALVSFDRVFEVLDITPMVADAPEAVALPVDARSIEFDDVRFSYPTADEVSLASLEDVAVLDQAPSQEVLHGVTFTAAPGELIALVGPSGAGKTTISQLVPRIYDVRSGSVQVGGHDVRDVTLESLHAAIGVVTQDAHLFHDTIRANLSYARPDASDEQMWAALAAAQVETLVAALPDGLETVVGDRGYRLSGGEKQRLAIARLLLKAPGIVILDEATAHLDSESEVAVQQALAAALAGRTSLVIAHRLSTILNADKILVIDAGRVVEAGTHGELLAGGGLYAELYRTQFQRQATPITR, encoded by the coding sequence ATGACGATGCCCGGCGGGCACGGCCCGTGGACGGTGCTGCGCTCCTATCGGCGGGACACGTCGGTGACCGAGCAGAAGCTGCCCAAGGGGACCGTACGGCGGATCGGCGGCTTCTCCCGGCCGTACCGGCGGGAGCTGACGATCTTCCTGCTCACGGTCATCGGCAGCGCCGTGATCGGGGTGGCCACCCCGGTGCTGGCCGGCCGCGTCGTGAACGAGATCAGCAAGCGGGACGCGGGCGCGACCGGCGTCGTGGTCAAGATCGCTGTGGTGGTGGCCGCGCTGGCGCTGGTCGACGCGGTGTTCTCGCTCACCCAGCGCTGGTACTCGGCCCGCATCGGCGAGGGCCTGATCCTCGACCTGCGCACCCGGGTCTTCGACCACGTGCAGCGGATGCCACTGGCGTTCTTCACCCGGACCCAGACCGGCGCGCTGATCAGCCGGCTGAACAACGACGTGATCGGCGCCCAGCAGGCATTCACCTCGACGCTGTCCGGCGTCGTGTCGAACGTCATCGGGCTGGTCCTCACCGCGGCGGTGATGTTCTCGCTGTCCTGGCAGATCACCGCGCTCTCGCTGGTCCTGCTGCCGCTGTTCGTGCTGCCCGCGCGCCGGGTCGGGGCCCGGCTGCAGGCGATCACCCGGGAGTCGTACGGGCTGAACGCCTCGATGAACGCGACCATGACCGAGCGCTTCAACGTCTCCGGCGCCCTGCTGGTGAAGCTCTTCGGCCGTCCCGCGGACGAGTCCCGGTCCTTCTCCGAGCGGGCCACCCGGGTCCGCGACATCGGCGTCGTCTCGGCCATGTACGCGCGGACCTTCTTCGTCGCCCTCACCCTCGTCGCCGCCCTGGCCCAGGCCCTCGTCTACGGCCTCGGCGGCTGGTTCGCGCTCACCGGCCGGCTCGACGCCGGCACCGTGGTGACCCTGGCGCTGCTGCTGTCCCGTCTCTACGGACCGCTGACCGCGCTGTCGAACGTCCGGGTCGACGTGATGAGCGCGCTGGTCTCCTTCGACCGCGTCTTCGAGGTGCTGGACATCACGCCGATGGTGGCCGACGCCCCGGAGGCGGTCGCGCTGCCCGTGGACGCGCGCTCGATCGAGTTCGACGACGTGCGGTTCTCCTATCCGACGGCCGACGAGGTGTCGCTGGCCTCGCTGGAGGACGTGGCGGTGCTGGACCAGGCACCGTCGCAGGAGGTCCTGCACGGCGTGACCTTCACGGCCGCGCCGGGGGAGCTGATCGCGCTGGTCGGGCCGTCCGGCGCCGGCAAGACCACGATCAGCCAGCTGGTGCCGCGCATCTACGACGTCCGCTCGGGGTCGGTGCAGGTCGGCGGGCACGACGTCCGGGACGTCACGCTGGAGTCGCTGCACGCGGCGATCGGCGTCGTCACCCAGGACGCGCACCTCTTCCACGACACGATCCGGGCGAACCTCTCGTACGCGCGGCCCGATGCCTCCGACGAGCAGATGTGGGCCGCGCTCGCCGCCGCCCAGGTCGAGACGCTGGTCGCCGCGCTGCCGGACGGCCTGGAGACCGTGGTCGGCGACCGCGGCTACCGGCTGTCCGGCGGGGAGAAGCAGCGGCTGGCGATCGCCCGGCTGCTGCTCAAGGCGCCGGGCATCGTGATCCTGGACGAGGCCACCGCGCATCTGGACTCCGAGTCCGAGGTCGCCGTCCAGCAGGCGCTCGCGGCGGCGCTCGCGGGGCGGACCTCGCTGGTCATCGCGCACCGGCTGTCCACGATCCTCAACGCGGACAAGATCCTGGTCATCGACGCGGGCCGGGTGGTCGAGGCCGGCACCCACGGCGAGCTGCTCGCCGGCGGCGGGCTCTACGCCGAGCTCTACCGCACCCAGTTCCAGCGCCAGGCCACGCCCATCACCAGGTAG
- a CDS encoding SDR family oxidoreductase: MDLGLAGRVFVVSGGSRGLGRATAEALVAEGAQVVLGARDEAAVERAAQELGGSAHAVGVTADLGRAAAAHALVEAARSAYGGLDGALVSVGGPPPGSALETEEEAWRASFESVFLGALRLTRLVAGAIGPEGGSIAMVLSSSVRTPIPGLAISNGLRPGLAGLTKSLANELGARNIRVNGLLPGRIATDRTIEVDKADADPEAAARRMRAGIPLGRYGEPAEFGRVAAFLLSPASSYVTGSMVTVDGGMVPTW, encoded by the coding sequence GTGGATCTAGGTCTGGCAGGTCGGGTGTTCGTGGTCAGCGGCGGCTCGCGCGGTCTCGGCCGCGCCACCGCCGAGGCGCTGGTCGCCGAGGGTGCCCAGGTGGTGCTCGGCGCCCGCGACGAGGCGGCGGTCGAGCGGGCCGCGCAGGAGCTGGGCGGGTCGGCGCACGCGGTCGGCGTCACCGCCGACCTGGGCCGGGCCGCGGCCGCGCACGCGCTGGTCGAGGCGGCCCGCAGTGCGTACGGCGGGCTGGACGGGGCGCTGGTCAGCGTCGGCGGACCGCCGCCCGGGTCGGCGCTGGAGACCGAGGAGGAGGCCTGGCGGGCCAGCTTCGAGTCGGTGTTCCTGGGCGCGCTGCGGCTCACCCGGCTGGTGGCCGGCGCGATCGGCCCGGAGGGCGGCTCGATCGCCATGGTGCTGTCCAGCTCGGTGCGGACGCCGATCCCGGGCCTGGCCATCTCCAACGGGCTGCGGCCGGGGCTGGCCGGGCTGACCAAGTCGCTGGCCAACGAGCTGGGTGCGCGCAACATCCGGGTCAACGGGCTGCTGCCGGGCCGGATCGCGACCGACCGGACCATCGAGGTCGACAAGGCCGACGCCGACCCGGAGGCGGCCGCGCGCCGGATGCGGGCCGGCATCCCGCTCGGGCGTTACGGCGAGCCGGCCGAGTTCGGCCGGGTCGCGGCGTTCCTGCTCTCCCCCGCCTCGTCGTACGTGACCGGCTCGATGGTGACGGTCGACGGCGGCATGGTGCCTACCTGGTGA
- the argC gene encoding N-acetyl-gamma-glutamyl-phosphate reductase, with product MGTTVAVAGASGYAGGELLRLLSSHPELEVGPVAAHANAGERLGDVHPHLVSLADRVLVPTDPAALAQSDLVFLALPHGQSAAVAAALPAGLPVVDLGADHRLVSESAWAEAYGGPHAGPWPYGLPELPGQRAAIAAANRVAVTGCYAVATILALAPLVASGLVSPEDVVVVAASGTSGAGRSAKVTLLGSEVMGDLSPYKVGRHQHVPEILQATGASSLSFTPVLAPMPRGILATVTARPAHPGVTAADVRDVLSSAYGSEPFVHLLPEDRWPHTAATFGSNSAHLQATIDISSGRVIVCSAIDNLGKGAAGQAVQCANLLLGLPETTGLAVDGIAP from the coding sequence ATGGGAACGACCGTCGCCGTCGCCGGAGCCAGCGGATACGCGGGCGGCGAGCTGCTGCGCCTGCTGTCCTCCCACCCCGAGCTCGAGGTCGGGCCGGTCGCGGCCCACGCCAACGCGGGGGAGCGACTCGGCGACGTCCACCCGCACCTGGTCAGCCTGGCCGACCGCGTGCTGGTGCCGACCGACCCGGCCGCCCTCGCGCAGTCCGACCTGGTCTTCCTCGCCCTGCCACACGGGCAGTCCGCGGCCGTCGCGGCCGCGCTCCCGGCCGGCCTGCCGGTCGTGGACCTCGGCGCCGACCACCGGCTGGTCTCGGAGTCGGCCTGGGCCGAGGCCTACGGCGGACCCCACGCCGGCCCCTGGCCTTACGGGTTGCCCGAGCTGCCGGGCCAGCGGGCCGCGATCGCCGCCGCCAACCGGGTCGCCGTGACCGGGTGCTACGCGGTCGCCACGATCCTGGCCCTGGCCCCGCTCGTCGCATCCGGCCTGGTGTCGCCCGAGGACGTGGTCGTCGTGGCCGCCTCGGGGACCTCCGGCGCCGGCCGGTCGGCCAAGGTCACCCTGCTCGGCAGCGAGGTGATGGGCGACCTCTCGCCGTACAAGGTGGGCCGGCATCAGCACGTGCCGGAGATCCTGCAGGCCACCGGCGCCTCCTCGCTGTCGTTCACCCCGGTGCTGGCACCGATGCCGCGCGGCATCCTGGCGACGGTCACCGCCCGCCCGGCCCACCCCGGGGTCACCGCCGCCGACGTGCGCGACGTGCTCTCCTCGGCGTACGGGTCGGAGCCGTTCGTGCACCTGCTGCCGGAGGACCGCTGGCCGCACACGGCGGCGACGTTCGGCAGCAACAGCGCCCACCTGCAGGCGACGATCGACATCAGCTCCGGCCGGGTGATCGTCTGCAGCGCGATCGACAACCTCGGCAAGGGCGCGGCCGGTCAGGCCGTGCAGTGCGCCAACCTCCTCCTCGGCCTCCCCGAGACCACCGGCC